From a region of the Tiliqua scincoides isolate rTilSci1 chromosome 4, rTilSci1.hap2, whole genome shotgun sequence genome:
- the GMPR gene encoding GMP reductase 1 isoform X2: protein MPRVDADLKLDFKDVLVRPKRSSLKSRAQVDLMRTFTFRNSKQTYTGIPIIVANMDTVGTFEMAKVMTKHAMFTAIHKHYSLEEWKLFASNHPECLEHVAVSSGSGMADFEKLTNIIEAIPLIKYICLDVANGYSEHFVAFVKAVRARFPNHTIMAGNVVTGEMVEELLLSGADIIKVGIGPGSVCTTRIKTGVGYPQLSAVIECADSAHGLKGHIISDGGCSCPGDVAKAFGAGADFVMLGGMFAGHDQCAGEVIEKNGKKVKLFYGMSSDTAMKKHAGGVAEYRASEGKTVEVPYRGDVEDTIRDILGGLRSTCTYVGAAKLKELSRRTTFIRVTQQHSQVFS from the exons ATGCCCCGCGTAGATGCGGATCTCAAGCTGGACTTTAAAGATGTCTTGGTTAGACCCAAGCGAAGCAGCCTTAAGAGCAGAGCACAG GTAGATCTTATGCGCACCTTCACATTCCGTAACTCTAAGCAAACCTACACAGGGATCCCCATTATAGTAGCAAACATGGACACTGTGGGCACTTTTGAAATGGCAAAGGTTATGACTAAA CATGCCATGTTCACTGCCATACATAAGCATTACTCTCTGGAAGAGTGGAAGCTGTTTGCAAGCAATcacccagaatgccttgag CATGTAGCGGTGAGCTCAGGCAGCGGAATGGCAGACTTTGAGAAGCTGACAAATATCATAGAGGCTATTCCACTTATCAAGTACATCTGTTTGGATGTGGCAAATGGTTATTCAGAACATTTTGTGGCATTTGTGAAAGCAGTTCGTGCCAGATTCCCAAATCACACTATCATG GCAGGTAATGTGGTAACAGGAGAGATGGTAGAAGAACTTCTTCTGTCTGGAGCAGACATTATCAAAGTGGGAATTGGGCCAG GATCTGTGTGTACCACTCGGATAAAAACTGGTGTGGGCTATCCACAGCTGAGTGCAGTGATTGAGTGTGCAGATTCCGCCCATGGGCTGAAGGGACATATCATTTCA GATGGGGGATGTAGCTGCCCAGGAGATGTTGCCAAAGCTTTTG GAGCTGGTGCTGATTTTGTGATGCTTGGGGGAATGTTTGCCGGACATGATCAGTGTGCTGGAGAGGTCATAGAAAAAAATGGCAAGAAAGTGAAACTTTTCTATGGGATGAGCTCTGACACAGCTATGAAGAAGCATGCAGGAGGTGTTGCTGAATACAG AGCTTCAGAGGGCAAAACGGTAGAAGTGCCTTACAGAGGAGATGTTGAAGATACCATCCGTGACATCCTGGGAGGTCTGCGATCCACCTGCACCTACGTGGGAGCTGCCAAACTTAAAGAGCTTAGTAGAAGGACAACATTTATTCGGGTAACTCAGCAACACAGCCAAGTCTTTTCTTAG
- the GMPR gene encoding GMP reductase 1 isoform X1, with amino-acid sequence MRISSWTLKMSWLDPSEAALRAEHRLYGHLSPNWPAALITGKNLLQVDLMRTFTFRNSKQTYTGIPIIVANMDTVGTFEMAKVMTKHAMFTAIHKHYSLEEWKLFASNHPECLEHVAVSSGSGMADFEKLTNIIEAIPLIKYICLDVANGYSEHFVAFVKAVRARFPNHTIMAGNVVTGEMVEELLLSGADIIKVGIGPGSVCTTRIKTGVGYPQLSAVIECADSAHGLKGHIISDGGCSCPGDVAKAFGAGADFVMLGGMFAGHDQCAGEVIEKNGKKVKLFYGMSSDTAMKKHAGGVAEYRASEGKTVEVPYRGDVEDTIRDILGGLRSTCTYVGAAKLKELSRRTTFIRVTQQHSQVFS; translated from the exons ATGCGGATCTCAAGCTGGACTTTAAAGATGTCTTGGTTAGACCCAAGCGAAGCAGCCTTAAGAGCAGAGCACAG GCTATATGGACATTTATCCCCTAATTGGCCAGCCGCTCTGATTACTGGTAAAAACCTCTTACAA GTAGATCTTATGCGCACCTTCACATTCCGTAACTCTAAGCAAACCTACACAGGGATCCCCATTATAGTAGCAAACATGGACACTGTGGGCACTTTTGAAATGGCAAAGGTTATGACTAAA CATGCCATGTTCACTGCCATACATAAGCATTACTCTCTGGAAGAGTGGAAGCTGTTTGCAAGCAATcacccagaatgccttgag CATGTAGCGGTGAGCTCAGGCAGCGGAATGGCAGACTTTGAGAAGCTGACAAATATCATAGAGGCTATTCCACTTATCAAGTACATCTGTTTGGATGTGGCAAATGGTTATTCAGAACATTTTGTGGCATTTGTGAAAGCAGTTCGTGCCAGATTCCCAAATCACACTATCATG GCAGGTAATGTGGTAACAGGAGAGATGGTAGAAGAACTTCTTCTGTCTGGAGCAGACATTATCAAAGTGGGAATTGGGCCAG GATCTGTGTGTACCACTCGGATAAAAACTGGTGTGGGCTATCCACAGCTGAGTGCAGTGATTGAGTGTGCAGATTCCGCCCATGGGCTGAAGGGACATATCATTTCA GATGGGGGATGTAGCTGCCCAGGAGATGTTGCCAAAGCTTTTG GAGCTGGTGCTGATTTTGTGATGCTTGGGGGAATGTTTGCCGGACATGATCAGTGTGCTGGAGAGGTCATAGAAAAAAATGGCAAGAAAGTGAAACTTTTCTATGGGATGAGCTCTGACACAGCTATGAAGAAGCATGCAGGAGGTGTTGCTGAATACAG AGCTTCAGAGGGCAAAACGGTAGAAGTGCCTTACAGAGGAGATGTTGAAGATACCATCCGTGACATCCTGGGAGGTCTGCGATCCACCTGCACCTACGTGGGAGCTGCCAAACTTAAAGAGCTTAGTAGAAGGACAACATTTATTCGGGTAACTCAGCAACACAGCCAAGTCTTTTCTTAG
- the GMPR gene encoding GMP reductase 1 isoform X3 — protein MRTFTFRNSKQTYTGIPIIVANMDTVGTFEMAKVMTKHAMFTAIHKHYSLEEWKLFASNHPECLEHVAVSSGSGMADFEKLTNIIEAIPLIKYICLDVANGYSEHFVAFVKAVRARFPNHTIMAGNVVTGEMVEELLLSGADIIKVGIGPGSVCTTRIKTGVGYPQLSAVIECADSAHGLKGHIISDGGCSCPGDVAKAFGAGADFVMLGGMFAGHDQCAGEVIEKNGKKVKLFYGMSSDTAMKKHAGGVAEYRASEGKTVEVPYRGDVEDTIRDILGGLRSTCTYVGAAKLKELSRRTTFIRVTQQHSQVFS, from the exons ATGCGCACCTTCACATTCCGTAACTCTAAGCAAACCTACACAGGGATCCCCATTATAGTAGCAAACATGGACACTGTGGGCACTTTTGAAATGGCAAAGGTTATGACTAAA CATGCCATGTTCACTGCCATACATAAGCATTACTCTCTGGAAGAGTGGAAGCTGTTTGCAAGCAATcacccagaatgccttgag CATGTAGCGGTGAGCTCAGGCAGCGGAATGGCAGACTTTGAGAAGCTGACAAATATCATAGAGGCTATTCCACTTATCAAGTACATCTGTTTGGATGTGGCAAATGGTTATTCAGAACATTTTGTGGCATTTGTGAAAGCAGTTCGTGCCAGATTCCCAAATCACACTATCATG GCAGGTAATGTGGTAACAGGAGAGATGGTAGAAGAACTTCTTCTGTCTGGAGCAGACATTATCAAAGTGGGAATTGGGCCAG GATCTGTGTGTACCACTCGGATAAAAACTGGTGTGGGCTATCCACAGCTGAGTGCAGTGATTGAGTGTGCAGATTCCGCCCATGGGCTGAAGGGACATATCATTTCA GATGGGGGATGTAGCTGCCCAGGAGATGTTGCCAAAGCTTTTG GAGCTGGTGCTGATTTTGTGATGCTTGGGGGAATGTTTGCCGGACATGATCAGTGTGCTGGAGAGGTCATAGAAAAAAATGGCAAGAAAGTGAAACTTTTCTATGGGATGAGCTCTGACACAGCTATGAAGAAGCATGCAGGAGGTGTTGCTGAATACAG AGCTTCAGAGGGCAAAACGGTAGAAGTGCCTTACAGAGGAGATGTTGAAGATACCATCCGTGACATCCTGGGAGGTCTGCGATCCACCTGCACCTACGTGGGAGCTGCCAAACTTAAAGAGCTTAGTAGAAGGACAACATTTATTCGGGTAACTCAGCAACACAGCCAAGTCTTTTCTTAG